In Treponema sp. OMZ 798, the following proteins share a genomic window:
- a CDS encoding ATP-dependent endonuclease, which translates to MKIKRITIKNFRGLNGGENCIDFNESDIIFLIGKNNAGKSSYLAAYKFFVDPKKVARLEDFYNHDEHNNIEIEAIYTVTPNVDSKDTGLNKADPDWIKKWVTSESEIRIRKIWRASGSEGQKQTYDPLAKEYKDGGFGGFDTLLKKYSPEAIDIMAVLTIEELEKNINDIISKNHIKKLQTDYSDVYDELMKKIQQLKNDISNADDITELNDKMNIFFSEVFSKFKLSVYPIPEEGTDLSKMLKSTHGLKVQEDEKTNLNIDLKMNGHGLIRQAFFSFLSTYQTKIEAISGKEKQYLILFEEPELYMHPEAILSLRKQLYALAKNSPYQLLCATHSPMMIDLNEHHASLVRLVKDDNTGKTKTYQVHFNAFSDDDKEKLQMVNRFNPHICESFFTDSVILVEGDTEAVIYRELINKYYTPNKYFVLNTGSKANIPFYQKILTHFGINHVIVHDCDKKTTKTGNTNPMFTLNNTIWEQIEESNRKYPNIARRFVHYLNFEEAHNYKHDDAKGKPLSAFQFATSITKDEKYPCIKFLNDLFTANSINISQSELLNLYNES; encoded by the coding sequence ATGAAAATAAAACGTATTACTATTAAAAATTTCAGAGGATTAAATGGCGGAGAAAATTGTATTGATTTTAATGAATCAGATATTATATTTTTGATTGGTAAAAATAATGCCGGAAAATCAAGTTATCTGGCTGCTTATAAATTTTTTGTTGATCCAAAAAAAGTTGCCCGACTTGAGGATTTTTACAATCATGATGAACATAATAATATTGAAATAGAAGCTATATATACAGTTACGCCTAATGTTGATTCTAAAGATACCGGACTTAATAAAGCTGATCCTGATTGGATTAAAAAATGGGTAACAAGTGAAAGTGAAATTCGTATTAGAAAGATATGGCGAGCAAGTGGTAGTGAGGGGCAAAAACAAACTTACGATCCCTTAGCAAAAGAATATAAAGATGGTGGTTTTGGAGGCTTTGATACACTGTTAAAAAAATATTCACCTGAAGCTATAGATATTATGGCAGTCTTAACCATTGAAGAGCTAGAAAAAAATATAAATGATATAATTAGTAAAAATCATATTAAAAAATTACAGACAGATTATTCTGATGTGTATGACGAACTTATGAAAAAAATTCAACAACTAAAAAATGATATATCAAATGCAGATGATATAACAGAGTTAAATGACAAGATGAATATTTTCTTTTCTGAAGTATTTTCTAAATTTAAACTTTCTGTATATCCTATACCCGAGGAAGGAACTGATTTATCAAAAATGTTGAAATCTACACATGGCTTAAAAGTTCAGGAAGATGAAAAAACAAATTTAAATATTGATCTAAAAATGAATGGACATGGATTAATACGCCAAGCTTTTTTCAGTTTTTTATCGACATATCAAACTAAGATTGAAGCAATATCGGGAAAAGAGAAACAATATTTAATTCTCTTTGAAGAACCGGAATTATATATGCACCCGGAAGCTATATTGTCCTTACGAAAACAGTTATATGCTCTTGCAAAAAATAGTCCATATCAACTTTTGTGTGCAACGCATTCGCCTATGATGATAGATTTAAATGAGCATCATGCCTCTCTTGTACGTCTGGTAAAAGATGATAACACAGGAAAAACAAAAACATATCAAGTCCATTTTAATGCATTTTCTGATGATGACAAAGAGAAATTACAAATGGTAAATAGATTTAATCCCCATATTTGTGAATCTTTTTTTACTGATAGCGTAATACTGGTTGAAGGTGATACAGAAGCTGTTATTTATAGAGAGTTAATAAATAAGTATTATACGCCAAATAAGTATTTCGTTTTAAATACTGGCTCAAAAGCTAATATCCCCTTTTATCAAAAAATACTGACTCACTTTGGAATTAATCATGTAATTGTTCATGATTGTGACAAAAAAACAACTAAGACAGGAAATACCAATCCTATGTTTACTTTGAATAATACAATATGGGAACAGATAGAGGAGTCAAACAGAAAATATCCGAATATTGCTCGGCGATTTGTTCATTATTTAAATTTCGAGGAAGCACATAATTATAAGCATGATGATGCAAAAGGAAAGCCTTTATCAGCTTTTCAATTTGCAACTTCCATTACTAAAGATGAAAAATATCCGTGTATTAAATTCTTAAATGATTTATTTACTGCTAATAGTATTAATATTTCCCAAAGCGAATTATTAAATCTGTATAACGAGAGTTAA
- a CDS encoding lipopolysaccharide assembly protein LapB, translated as MKKNIFILFLGVLFFLSFSKAFAKGAVEEDLAGEYFSIAQGYAELKNYSKAVDYYLKAEKSEIYKNAVQYNLAQVYALQKDWDSCLKYIEPLYQKAPENIKLSTAYAYALASSGKDEKALLIYEKIYLEDKETPEYFFNYVRLLIIVKKYEKAKELLDGSKEKFTQEDDKKTINSLEKEIEKLLNPPELKKEENKSSAEKDKADQSKTGTAS; from the coding sequence ATGAAGAAAAATATTTTTATACTTTTTTTAGGAGTCTTGTTTTTTCTTTCATTTTCAAAAGCTTTTGCAAAGGGGGCTGTCGAAGAAGATCTCGCGGGAGAGTATTTTTCGATAGCCCAAGGCTATGCAGAGCTAAAAAACTATTCTAAGGCAGTAGATTATTACCTTAAAGCCGAAAAATCGGAAATATATAAAAATGCGGTCCAATATAATTTGGCTCAAGTTTATGCCCTTCAAAAAGATTGGGATTCTTGCCTAAAATATATTGAACCTCTTTACCAAAAAGCTCCTGAAAACATAAAACTATCTACAGCCTATGCCTATGCTCTGGCCTCATCGGGAAAAGATGAAAAGGCTCTTTTAATTTATGAAAAAATTTATTTGGAAGATAAGGAAACTCCTGAATATTTTTTTAACTATGTGAGGCTTTTAATTATAGTAAAAAAGTATGAAAAAGCAAAAGAACTATTGGACGGATCAAAAGAAAAGTTTACACAAGAAGACGATAAAAAAACTATAAATTCACTTGAAAAAGAAATTGAAAAACTTTTAAATCCGCCTGAACTTAAAAAAGAAGAAAATAAATCAAGTGCCGAAAAAGATAAAGCAGATCAATCAAAAACAGGAACGGCCTCATAA
- a CDS encoding SPOR domain-containing protein — protein sequence MKFNVKKILFFLCSLFFLHSLIGQDSLPQNIQKIIKNGFTKKNPIEVSSFIEAEIKKISSNDEKIIALSVLADYEERFDLFSRAGKHYLEAAELSPSSGKKTILTKALGAFLLADNITEASELCRNRLLPAVKEPFSKEDIKILTFFEWLKLKSDEEASLTNIRKYVVDSRFKEFHPALLLSLWWVDGDKKAENTLLKKFPNSIEAGVVRGETILSPKTFWYLMPKNISFKETDAENEEVSLGQEQSQGTGNFSAKFYQTGFFKTENFAKGLSDELKKKGFTVIIKKEERGDETFFSVLVKDDGKGDMVIRLKSDGYEAVPVFD from the coding sequence ATGAAATTTAATGTAAAAAAAATATTGTTCTTTTTATGCTCTCTCTTTTTTTTACATAGCCTTATAGGTCAAGACTCCTTACCTCAGAACATTCAAAAGATTATCAAAAACGGTTTTACAAAAAAAAATCCTATTGAAGTTTCTTCATTTATTGAAGCCGAAATAAAAAAGATTTCTTCAAACGATGAAAAAATTATAGCTCTATCTGTTTTGGCCGACTATGAGGAAAGGTTCGATTTATTTTCACGAGCCGGCAAACACTATCTTGAAGCAGCTGAGCTTTCTCCTTCAAGCGGAAAAAAAACTATTTTAACAAAGGCTCTAGGAGCCTTTCTTTTAGCAGATAATATCACCGAGGCCTCAGAACTTTGCCGTAACCGCTTATTACCGGCGGTTAAAGAACCTTTTTCAAAAGAAGATATAAAAATCCTCACTTTTTTTGAATGGTTAAAGCTAAAATCTGATGAAGAAGCCTCTCTTACAAACATCAGGAAATATGTTGTCGATTCACGATTTAAAGAATTTCATCCGGCTCTTCTTTTAAGCCTTTGGTGGGTAGACGGAGATAAGAAGGCTGAAAATACCCTCTTAAAAAAATTTCCTAACAGCATTGAAGCCGGTGTTGTAAGAGGCGAAACTATTTTAAGTCCAAAAACTTTTTGGTATCTAATGCCCAAAAATATTTCTTTTAAAGAAACGGATGCTGAAAATGAAGAGGTATCTTTAGGCCAAGAACAGTCACAAGGTACAGGAAATTTTTCCGCAAAATTTTATCAAACCGGTTTTTTTAAAACCGAGAATTTTGCGAAGGGGCTTTCCGATGAACTAAAAAAGAAAGGGTTTACTGTAATAATAAAAAAAGAAGAGCGCGGGGATGAAACTTTTTTTTCGGTTCTAGTTAAGGATGACGGCAAGGGAGATATGGTTATACGCTTAAAAAGCGATGGTTATGAGGCCGTTCCTGTTTTTGATTGA
- a CDS encoding uracil phosphoribosyltransferase: MGKVIMGAEALDGYLTEDDIRHLNEMNALYQEAIDNFTILEKDGGENKKKAKEEVIRLYTEMGHLMQNICKEIPQLKIFSFDTEHESHAEASRVIAKLRSIKTDHSEFLYYTQRSFEMLFKLAYKGHQKDKKNYLVVKTPVTDPVQNYAVHKITDIDHKIENTVMCVMLRGALLPSMILSKEIEEYSSHGYVTPFALFKIKRDDSRKEDDMQYILDLDKSYFNLKDLDGKDLIFADPMNATGGSLVTVVKHLKKLGIKPKSISCFHVISALKGALRIVRALDNCTLYTLWMDPALNASAYIMPGLGDAGDRINGSDTDETPRNIIQLLADYGSNISGLYRSQLRQIEKTVLEN; encoded by the coding sequence ATGGGTAAGGTAATTATGGGAGCTGAAGCTCTTGACGGATATTTAACTGAGGACGATATAAGGCATCTTAATGAGATGAATGCTCTTTATCAGGAAGCTATTGACAATTTTACGATTTTGGAAAAGGATGGCGGCGAAAATAAGAAAAAGGCAAAGGAGGAGGTTATAAGGCTCTATACCGAGATGGGGCATCTTATGCAGAATATCTGCAAGGAAATACCCCAGCTTAAAATCTTTTCCTTTGATACGGAACACGAAAGTCATGCAGAGGCTTCAAGAGTTATTGCAAAGCTCCGCTCTATAAAAACAGACCACAGCGAATTCTTGTATTATACCCAGCGTTCCTTTGAAATGCTTTTTAAATTGGCTTATAAGGGACACCAAAAAGACAAAAAAAACTATCTTGTAGTAAAAACCCCTGTTACCGATCCGGTTCAAAACTATGCCGTTCACAAGATAACGGATATCGACCATAAAATCGAAAACACAGTTATGTGCGTCATGCTAAGAGGGGCACTCCTCCCTTCAATGATTCTTTCAAAAGAAATCGAAGAATATTCTTCTCACGGTTATGTAACCCCCTTTGCCCTCTTTAAGATAAAAAGGGATGATTCTCGCAAAGAAGACGATATGCAGTACATCCTTGATTTGGATAAGTCCTATTTTAACTTAAAAGACTTGGACGGCAAGGACCTTATTTTTGCAGATCCTATGAATGCAACCGGAGGAAGCCTTGTAACTGTTGTAAAGCACCTAAAAAAATTGGGTATCAAACCGAAATCCATAAGCTGCTTCCATGTAATTTCTGCCTTAAAGGGAGCCTTGAGAATTGTACGGGCCTTGGATAACTGTACTCTTTATACCCTGTGGATGGACCCGGCCCTAAATGCTTCAGCCTATATAATGCCGGGCTTGGGCGATGCAGGAGACAGAATAAACGGAAGCGACACTGATGAAACACCTCGAAACATCATCCAGCTCCTTGCAGACTACGGCTCAAATATTTCGGGGCTATACCGCTCTCAACTAAGACAGATAGAAAAAACGGTCTTAGAAAATTAA
- a CDS encoding TetR/AcrR family transcriptional regulator, which produces MSTGTYAQTHETILKNGKELFLKEGFERANLREICRLSGVTTGGFYRHFKDKAYLFSALVEPAIQGLQEQYSASEKLCFTMLENSGIDEIWKVSAEALEDFVSYIFDHLESFKLVLCCASGTKYADFTDWMVKREIKDMYKTYELLEKKGIAVRRLPEKELHMLTHAYFSCIFETVLHNFKKKDALNSMKTLAEFFSAGWRKVFGPEDEEKKGEAEF; this is translated from the coding sequence ATGAGTACGGGAACTTATGCACAAACACACGAAACGATTCTCAAAAACGGTAAAGAACTTTTTTTAAAAGAAGGCTTTGAGCGTGCCAACTTGCGTGAAATATGCAGGCTTTCAGGCGTTACCACAGGCGGATTTTACCGGCACTTTAAGGATAAGGCCTACCTTTTTTCCGCATTGGTGGAACCTGCAATTCAGGGATTACAAGAACAGTATTCCGCCTCCGAAAAACTGTGTTTTACCATGCTTGAAAACAGCGGTATCGATGAAATATGGAAGGTTTCGGCTGAAGCCCTTGAAGATTTTGTCTCTTATATTTTCGATCACTTGGAATCCTTTAAACTGGTTCTCTGCTGTGCATCCGGTACCAAATATGCCGATTTTACCGATTGGATGGTAAAGCGGGAAATCAAGGATATGTATAAAACCTACGAACTGCTTGAAAAAAAAGGCATTGCCGTCCGCCGGCTTCCCGAAAAAGAATTGCACATGCTGACCCACGCGTATTTTTCCTGTATATTTGAAACCGTGCTGCATAATTTCAAAAAAAAAGACGCTTTGAACTCAATGAAAACCCTTGCCGAATTTTTTTCCGCCGGCTGGAGGAAAGTTTTTGGGCCGGAGGATGAAGAGAAAAAGGGGGAAGCGGAATTTTAA
- a CDS encoding endo alpha-1,4 polygalactosaminidase has product MKNIKYLYMVLIFFTIILIKGMAAENNKEYKVLIGMAPDKAVNLKGIKTLVIDAEFFSKKDIEQLHKNGNVNIFSYLNIGSIETFRDDYEAFKYLALGDYENWDEEKWINVADKRWQKRIKDKARLLSQKGIDGFFLDNADIYYHYQTPEIYRGLMTLLQEIHKENKPIIINGGDTFISQAMKENALKGIVNGINQESVFTEINFKDNTFGVKPIEDREYFLAYLAQCKTYGFTVYLLEYGPSKKIEKDIEAYCQSNGFIYDISHSLQLDKLF; this is encoded by the coding sequence ATGAAAAACATAAAATATCTTTACATGGTTTTGATTTTTTTTACGATTATTTTAATAAAAGGCATGGCGGCAGAAAACAACAAAGAGTATAAAGTACTGATAGGTATGGCCCCCGACAAAGCTGTAAATCTTAAAGGAATAAAAACGCTGGTAATTGATGCTGAATTTTTTTCTAAAAAAGATATAGAACAGCTTCACAAAAACGGGAATGTTAATATATTTTCTTATTTAAACATCGGCTCTATCGAAACATTCCGCGATGATTATGAAGCATTTAAATATCTAGCTTTAGGCGACTATGAAAATTGGGATGAAGAAAAATGGATAAATGTTGCGGACAAAAGATGGCAAAAAAGAATTAAGGACAAAGCACGGCTCTTATCTCAAAAAGGCATAGACGGTTTTTTTCTTGATAATGCCGACATCTATTATCATTATCAAACACCCGAAATATATCGGGGACTTATGACTCTTTTACAGGAAATACATAAAGAAAATAAACCTATTATAATCAACGGCGGAGATACTTTTATAAGTCAGGCAATGAAGGAAAATGCTCTTAAAGGAATCGTAAACGGAATTAATCAGGAAAGTGTATTTACCGAAATCAATTTTAAGGATAACACCTTTGGAGTAAAACCCATAGAAGACAGAGAGTATTTTCTTGCCTATCTGGCTCAATGTAAAACCTATGGATTTACCGTCTATTTACTGGAATACGGCCCAAGCAAAAAAATTGAAAAAGACATAGAGGCTTATTGTCAAAGCAATGGATTTATCTACGATATATCCCATTCATTGCAGCTCGATAAACTTTTTTAA
- a CDS encoding uracil-DNA glycosylase family protein, with the protein MNNKNNSALNSSTEHVHPFEPFVSKNTKTLILGTFPGKDFTDPNKENDKEDWYYGNKCNEFWELIEYALDCKENSLKKIKEKKEVLKKHNIGITDIVKKAKRKEDNNSDENLEVMETNDLNSLLDKYKDIDTIVLTSKDMYSKFFKKYYVKTDDAILKQDKNKEPETYEEQGKKINIYYYTFKGRPIRVVPLHTPARKNVANISIDIKKALYKYILKNKIFCR; encoded by the coding sequence ATGAACAACAAAAACAATTCTGCTTTAAATAGCAGCACAGAACATGTACATCCGTTTGAGCCCTTCGTCTCTAAAAACACAAAGACTTTAATATTGGGTACCTTTCCGGGAAAAGATTTTACGGATCCTAATAAAGAAAATGACAAAGAAGATTGGTATTACGGCAATAAATGTAACGAATTTTGGGAATTAATAGAATATGCTTTAGACTGTAAAGAAAATTCATTAAAAAAAATAAAAGAAAAAAAAGAAGTATTGAAAAAACACAATATAGGTATAACAGACATTGTCAAAAAAGCAAAGCGAAAAGAGGATAATAACTCAGATGAAAATCTTGAAGTTATGGAAACTAACGATCTTAACTCCCTTCTTGATAAATACAAGGACATTGATACAATTGTACTTACTTCCAAAGACATGTACTCAAAATTTTTTAAAAAATATTATGTAAAAACTGACGATGCCATTTTAAAACAAGACAAAAACAAGGAACCGGAAACTTATGAAGAACAAGGTAAAAAAATAAATATCTATTATTATACTTTTAAAGGAAGGCCAATCCGTGTTGTCCCATTGCATACTCCCGCAAGAAAAAATGTAGCAAATATATCAATAGATATAAAAAAAGCACTATATAAATATATATTAAAAAATAAGATATTTTGCCGTTAG
- a CDS encoding D-2-hydroxyacid dehydrogenase, which translates to MSEKLNLVILDGFTSNPGDLSWDALKAVSNLTIYDKTSADELIERCKEADAVLTNKVAFSKETMDALPRLKYIGVLATGYNVVDIEAARAKNICVTNIPSYSTDSVAQLVFALIFHFYWRVKEHSDEVMAGKWTSSPHFCYHSFDIRELSDKTLGIVGFGNIGQAVAKIALAMNMKVIYFNRSAKTLKGLEEAKQVSIDELFSSSDIISLNCPLTEETKEIVNADSLKKIKKTCIIINTGRGPLINEKDAAEALKEKRLAGLACDVLSSEPPAKDNPLFRAPNCIITPHIAWQTFEARERLIKTAADNVKAFISGKEINRVN; encoded by the coding sequence ATGAGTGAAAAATTAAATTTGGTTATTCTTGACGGGTTTACTTCCAATCCCGGAGACCTTTCTTGGGACGCGTTAAAAGCTGTTTCAAATCTTACAATATACGATAAAACAAGTGCGGATGAGCTTATTGAAAGGTGTAAGGAGGCCGATGCCGTTCTTACAAATAAGGTTGCTTTTTCTAAAGAAACAATGGACGCCTTGCCTCGTCTTAAATATATAGGGGTCTTGGCTACAGGCTACAATGTTGTAGATATCGAAGCTGCTAGGGCTAAAAATATCTGTGTAACAAATATTCCATCGTACAGCACGGACAGTGTGGCCCAACTCGTTTTTGCTCTTATTTTTCATTTTTATTGGCGTGTAAAAGAGCACAGTGATGAGGTTATGGCCGGAAAATGGACTTCTTCTCCTCATTTTTGCTATCACAGTTTCGATATAAGGGAGCTTTCCGATAAAACCCTAGGAATTGTCGGCTTCGGCAACATAGGTCAAGCTGTCGCAAAAATTGCCCTTGCCATGAACATGAAGGTAATCTACTTTAACCGCTCGGCAAAAACCCTCAAGGGCTTGGAAGAAGCAAAACAGGTTTCAATCGATGAGCTTTTTTCTTCTTCCGATATAATAAGCTTAAACTGCCCTTTAACTGAAGAAACAAAAGAAATCGTAAATGCAGATTCTTTAAAAAAAATAAAAAAAACTTGTATTATAATCAATACCGGAAGGGGCCCTCTTATAAACGAAAAAGATGCAGCTGAGGCTTTAAAAGAAAAGAGGCTTGCAGGACTTGCCTGCGATGTTTTGAGCTCAGAACCTCCGGCTAAGGATAATCCCTTGTTTAGAGCTCCTAACTGCATTATAACGCCCCACATAGCCTGGCAAACCTTTGAGGCAAGGGAAAGACTGATAAAAACAGCTGCCGATAACGTAAAAGCCTTTATTTCCGGTAAAGAAATAAACAGAGTAAATTAG
- a CDS encoding bifunctional 2-polyprenyl-6-hydroxyphenol methylase/3-demethylubiquinol 3-O-methyltransferase UbiG, translating into MNVYDLIAEHYNDLFPLETEKLEFIQHLCPLPGRLCDAGCATGELAMGLYQKGYNICGLDLNAKMIGIAEKKASCIRKTGELMFYHADIADIMQFGKFKGVLCFGNTLPHLRDEEVIRRLFSSVYRSLEEHGIFIVEVLNYDRILADKKMDFKDKETKDFIFKRHYDFLPDGDIRFTIEFTDKQRSTVGSDFTVLHPLKRQMLLALFKQAGFKSVSAYSDYSFTESRAEDYAVVYTANK; encoded by the coding sequence ATGAATGTATACGATTTAATTGCAGAACATTACAACGACCTTTTTCCGCTTGAAACGGAAAAACTTGAATTTATACAACACCTTTGTCCGTTGCCGGGCAGATTGTGCGATGCAGGCTGTGCAACCGGTGAGCTTGCAATGGGTTTATATCAAAAAGGATATAATATATGCGGACTCGACTTAAATGCAAAGATGATTGGAATTGCAGAAAAGAAAGCTTCGTGTATCCGCAAAACAGGTGAGCTTATGTTCTATCATGCAGATATCGCCGATATTATGCAGTTCGGTAAATTTAAGGGAGTACTGTGTTTCGGTAATACGCTTCCACATTTGCGTGATGAAGAGGTCATCCGCCGTCTTTTTAGTTCCGTGTATCGGTCATTAGAGGAACACGGCATCTTTATTGTTGAAGTTCTCAATTATGACCGCATCCTTGCTGATAAAAAAATGGACTTTAAAGATAAAGAAACAAAAGATTTTATTTTTAAGCGGCACTATGATTTTTTACCTGACGGGGATATCAGATTTACTATAGAATTTACCGATAAGCAGCGCAGTACCGTCGGTTCGGATTTTACGGTATTACATCCACTTAAGAGGCAAATGCTTTTAGCCTTATTTAAGCAGGCAGGATTCAAATCCGTTTCAGCATATTCTGATTACAGCTTTACGGAAAGCCGTGCAGAAGATTATGCCGTAGTATACACAGCAAATAAATAA
- a CDS encoding DUF4959 domain-containing protein, with product MEKTNLKIKKKFLNRAVFFTVLLSVAGFLFIGCPQKPEVKQETKTGEPMTLTLNQSPEKTVLTKNKVTISFTSSTSVKTAKWKKGVHSAKDVLASGTAITGNSFEVSENAKYSVGVQDNEGRREVEIIEISNIDKEPPPAPANLTAEYRLSTKKIILKWTDPADSGLKELRLTYNVNGANETIETIAKGVQTFELTNVQVQSPPALYAFSLKAVDMAGNESTAASVNITPSEDAEVTGISLNRTHLDTKMTNRNIEVTVSGSNFDKLTSLLVQITDGLTNYPPVTAAIDTMNNKAAATVQAPVLSWSTDEGTLYTVKAIVNSAFPAEATASFIVSSPARVTKITLTPNQLPFGSAEKVSVKVTGKNFDIRGLTKIKLLDSSGAEVAGSTVTIPADVGDAASFTAELPLPPESGVYTAAVYFDEVKEAVTSTLKLYGAPQIMSMTIPKAGTSYGGNKLPVTITGKNFTAPGISATSFTGIPALSDVQIVNDTLVKANVYCPYTAGETNLTVTCTPEGGSPAQGTGKIIVKDYSGYTLGKIVLKDENLVSKDDYTAIDESNPPVAIIAGLNGYGRAIGIALHIADLRWAKIDSTGYNTGFEGIICEPSVAGNGAASTATFTGDLDGSDNWDYICSIDPEGTKDAVVSENYPAFNWVNRYNTIYAAQLGGINFVWYMPSLAELCGVYRNREAINASLAKIYGLGSSYADSSLGTFAFWSSSQVSYPYELAWRVYFDNGNVYFQNKFDGFGVCCLTVF from the coding sequence ATGGAAAAAACTAATTTAAAAATTAAGAAGAAATTCTTAAATCGGGCAGTATTTTTTACTGTATTGTTGTCGGTTGCGGGCTTCTTATTTATCGGCTGTCCGCAAAAACCTGAGGTAAAACAGGAAACAAAGACCGGAGAGCCTATGACTCTTACTCTTAACCAAAGTCCTGAAAAGACGGTTTTGACAAAGAACAAGGTTACCATCAGCTTTACTTCAAGCACCTCTGTAAAGACTGCAAAATGGAAAAAAGGCGTACACAGCGCAAAGGATGTTTTGGCAAGCGGAACGGCAATTACCGGCAATAGTTTTGAGGTAAGCGAAAACGCTAAGTATTCCGTGGGGGTTCAGGACAATGAGGGCCGAAGGGAAGTTGAAATTATTGAGATTAGCAATATAGACAAAGAGCCGCCCCCTGCTCCTGCTAATTTGACTGCGGAATATAGGTTAAGCACAAAGAAGATTATTCTCAAGTGGACTGACCCTGCCGACTCAGGCTTAAAAGAGCTGCGCCTTACATACAATGTAAACGGAGCAAACGAAACTATCGAAACGATAGCGAAAGGAGTACAAACTTTTGAGCTTACAAATGTACAAGTGCAAAGCCCGCCCGCACTTTATGCCTTTAGTTTAAAGGCTGTAGACATGGCAGGCAATGAAAGTACGGCGGCTTCCGTAAACATCACGCCGTCAGAGGATGCGGAGGTTACAGGTATAAGTCTTAACCGCACCCACTTGGACACCAAGATGACGAACAGGAATATCGAAGTAACGGTAAGCGGAAGCAATTTTGATAAGCTGACTAGCCTTTTGGTTCAGATTACCGACGGCTTGACAAATTATCCGCCGGTAACGGCAGCAATCGATACAATGAACAATAAGGCTGCTGCAACCGTCCAAGCTCCTGTTCTTTCATGGTCGACAGATGAAGGAACTTTATACACCGTAAAGGCAATCGTCAACAGTGCCTTTCCTGCCGAAGCTACGGCTTCTTTTATAGTTTCAAGTCCTGCAAGAGTAACAAAGATAACGCTTACGCCTAATCAGCTTCCCTTTGGCAGTGCAGAGAAGGTAAGTGTAAAAGTAACGGGAAAAAACTTTGATATCCGAGGCCTTACAAAGATAAAGCTCTTGGATTCAAGCGGAGCTGAGGTTGCCGGAAGTACGGTAACGATTCCTGCCGATGTGGGAGATGCGGCAAGTTTTACTGCCGAGCTTCCCTTACCGCCTGAAAGCGGAGTATACACGGCAGCCGTGTACTTTGATGAGGTAAAAGAGGCAGTAACAAGTACTTTAAAGCTTTACGGTGCACCTCAAATTATGAGCATGACGATACCCAAAGCGGGAACAAGTTACGGAGGAAATAAGCTGCCTGTAACTATTACGGGGAAAAACTTTACCGCACCCGGTATAAGCGCAACAAGTTTTACCGGAATTCCTGCTTTAAGTGATGTACAAATAGTAAACGATACCTTGGTAAAGGCAAATGTGTACTGTCCTTATACGGCAGGGGAAACAAACCTTACCGTAACCTGCACGCCTGAAGGGGGTAGTCCCGCACAAGGAACGGGAAAGATTATAGTAAAAGACTATAGCGGCTACACCCTAGGAAAGATAGTCTTAAAAGATGAGAACCTTGTTTCTAAAGATGATTATACGGCAATAGACGAGAGCAATCCTCCTGTTGCAATTATTGCAGGGCTAAACGGCTATGGAAGAGCAATAGGTATAGCCCTTCATATAGCAGATTTAAGATGGGCAAAGATAGACAGTACCGGTTATAATACGGGGTTTGAAGGTATAATCTGTGAACCCTCTGTTGCAGGAAACGGAGCTGCTTCCACAGCAACATTTACCGGAGACCTTGACGGAAGCGATAACTGGGATTATATATGCAGTATAGACCCTGAAGGGACAAAGGACGCTGTTGTTTCAGAAAACTATCCTGCCTTTAACTGGGTAAACCGGTATAATACAATATATGCTGCACAGCTCGGCGGTATAAACTTTGTATGGTATATGCCCAGCCTTGCGGAGCTATGCGGGGTGTATAGAAACCGCGAGGCAATCAATGCGAGCCTTGCAAAGATATACGGTCTCGGAAGCTCCTATGCCGATTCAAGTCTCGGCACTTTTGCCTTTTGGTCATCGTCTCAAGTTTCCTACCCCTACGAACTCGCTTGGCGAGTATATTTCGACAATGGCAATGTGTACTTCCAAAATAAGTTCGATGGTTTTGGAGTTTGTTGTCTTACAGTCTTTTAA